Proteins found in one bacterium genomic segment:
- a CDS encoding T9SS type A sorting domain-containing protein codes for MNRIGTFILSFLLLTALTSAAIAVEQNIQPSSTASEAIPIESGGTYCAGATVIDSSTTNYSDTGILDQDNDCSNPFPWPYNDIFYRFRPSESRIYIFRFQLPAFGQKAAIRIMANACCSGGITVAADTNNVAQSCDSGATAYVRAHLSADSTYWIHLGNMSPTPSHAAYRFQMMYVPCPTSESTTPHQTPGTAQEIALNDSIMGDSATFAHPKWFKFTLNTADSVIIQEFGRTFGHCNAGFYPQCLINPLDAHFTVYCDTFGHQLGEGHNGMCSNDAVIALCLPAGTYYIQVANFEGSSWAGWTFILSLTTRPAGNCPPLQITCGQEQFLCPTGFDSLVTLTPLGTPPGPQHVEACVRLDTTHMTTLVVPVQNVHNRPTVTVSTQCSTCTATGCTPLTGGWTFNPDSWVFHDSPPRFTNTIIANPGALGCCVCVTLDFVLPVELQSFTAIAGDGEVTLHWATASENNNDHFEIERDGVVMARVQGAGSSSSAHTYDYTDQSLTNRQTYTYRLMAVDGQGSRSALGTLHAVPVGSAPLVTEYALRQNYPNPFNPTTQISFDLVEAGNASLSIYNLMGQQVVTLVNGNLSAGRHEVSFDATNLPSGIYLYRLKVNGFVAEKKMLLMK; via the coding sequence ATGAACAGGATCGGAACATTCATTTTATCTTTCCTATTGCTGACCGCGCTCACCAGCGCGGCAATAGCCGTAGAGCAGAACATACAGCCATCGTCCACCGCGTCGGAGGCTATTCCCATTGAATCCGGCGGAACCTATTGCGCCGGTGCCACAGTCATCGACAGTTCCACCACCAATTATAGCGACACGGGAATTCTGGATCAGGACAATGACTGTTCCAATCCCTTCCCCTGGCCTTACAACGACATCTTTTATCGTTTCCGGCCCTCCGAGAGCCGCATTTACATCTTCCGTTTCCAACTCCCTGCCTTCGGCCAAAAGGCGGCGATCCGCATTATGGCCAATGCCTGCTGCTCCGGTGGCATCACCGTGGCAGCCGATACCAACAATGTGGCGCAGAGTTGTGACAGCGGCGCGACCGCTTATGTCCGCGCCCATTTGAGTGCTGACAGCACCTATTGGATCCATTTGGGCAACATGTCGCCCACGCCCAGCCATGCGGCCTACCGCTTCCAGATGATGTATGTGCCGTGTCCCACGTCCGAAAGCACAACGCCGCACCAGACTCCCGGAACGGCGCAGGAGATTGCCCTCAACGATTCGATCATGGGTGACAGCGCCACCTTTGCTCATCCCAAGTGGTTCAAGTTTACACTGAACACCGCCGATAGTGTGATCATTCAGGAATTCGGGAGGACCTTCGGTCATTGCAATGCCGGCTTCTATCCTCAGTGTCTGATCAATCCCCTCGATGCCCATTTCACTGTTTATTGCGACACCTTCGGCCATCAGCTTGGCGAGGGCCACAACGGGATGTGCTCGAATGACGCCGTTATTGCCCTCTGTTTGCCTGCCGGAACCTATTACATTCAGGTCGCCAACTTTGAGGGTTCGTCCTGGGCAGGGTGGACGTTTATCCTGTCCCTGACCACGCGTCCCGCCGGAAACTGCCCGCCGCTGCAGATCACCTGCGGTCAGGAACAGTTCCTCTGCCCGACCGGCTTTGACAGCTTGGTGACCTTGACTCCGCTCGGAACGCCTCCCGGACCGCAGCATGTGGAAGCCTGTGTGCGGCTGGATACCACTCACATGACCACATTGGTCGTGCCGGTGCAGAATGTCCATAACCGGCCCACGGTCACGGTTTCTACCCAATGCTCGACCTGCACCGCGACCGGTTGTACACCGCTGACCGGCGGCTGGACGTTCAATCCCGATAGCTGGGTATTCCATGATTCTCCGCCGCGCTTCACCAACACCATTATCGCAAATCCCGGTGCTCTCGGCTGCTGCGTCTGCGTCACGCTGGACTTCGTGTTGCCAGTCGAATTGCAAAGCTTTACGGCCATTGCCGGGGACGGCGAAGTGACGCTGCACTGGGCAACGGCTTCGGAGAATAACAACGACCATTTCGAAATCGAACGTGACGGTGTGGTTATGGCGCGGGTGCAGGGTGCGGGCAGCAGCAGCAGCGCGCATACCTACGACTACACCGATCAGAGTCTCACCAACCGGCAAACCTACACCTACCGTCTTATGGCCGTAGATGGTCAGGGCAGCCGGAGTGCACTCGGTACGCTGCATGCGGTCCCGGTGGGCAGTGCGCCTCTGGTTACGGAATACGCTTTGAGACAGAACTACCCGAATCCCTTCAATCCCACCACGCAGATCAGCTTCGACCTCGTCGAGGCCGGCAATGCGTCGCTCTCCATCTACAACCTGATGGGGCAGCAGGTCGTTACTCTGGTTAACGGCAACCTGTCGGCGGGACGGCATGAGGTGAGTTTCGATGCCACCAATCTGCCTTCAGGGATTTATCTCTACCGTCTGAAAGTGAATGGATTTGTGGCCGAAAAGAAGATGCTCCTCATGAAATGA
- a CDS encoding T9SS type A sorting domain-containing protein, producing the protein MNGRSKFCFAMATLSVLIGLPRLCAQNRDPLGRLDQGGTYCEVATVIPSNATSYTDTGLLDWNNDCSSPFPWPYNEVFYKITPSLTRLYTFRLSVAAPSTGVALRIKADACCAGGVSVAGTTAQVAADCDAPSTTYLRAALTAGTSYWIHAGDNSPAPSGSRYRFEMLCVDCPAPETVLPHSTWETAQDIALNDSLIGDSAFAGHPDWYRFFVTEQDSVFLSVVGREFGHCLSGFYPANSGNYLDAHFQVFCQWGGGLSLGEGQNELCSTDARVALCLPSGIYYVKVQNYGIGSWGTWPYILRLFARASNTDCALPTGCGECFPCACPPADTLVVLVPDPSGQPVHVCASLNFDISTRIIVPAPSGHPPVVAVSPSCPACEAQGCVPATAFIYDPQAWIYIPTQGCYSNWIRTAPAAMGCCACLTLEPPGPGRQSAPSGSAVQELPAVTAYALHQNYPNPANPTTAIAFDLLDNGFVSLKLYDVLGREAATLVQTGLSAGRHTVRFDASGLASGIYIYRLRAGHFVSDRKLLVLK; encoded by the coding sequence ATGAACGGCCGTTCGAAATTCTGCTTCGCGATGGCAACTCTTTCCGTCTTGATCGGCCTGCCGCGACTGTGCGCACAGAACAGGGATCCCCTCGGTCGCCTGGATCAAGGCGGCACCTATTGCGAGGTGGCGACGGTCATCCCCTCGAACGCGACCTCCTACACGGACACGGGGCTGCTCGACTGGAACAACGACTGCTCCTCGCCGTTCCCCTGGCCATACAATGAAGTGTTCTACAAGATCACACCCAGCCTGACGCGACTCTACACGTTCCGCCTGTCTGTCGCAGCGCCCTCCACCGGTGTGGCCCTTCGCATCAAGGCCGATGCCTGCTGCGCCGGAGGTGTGAGCGTCGCCGGAACAACGGCGCAGGTTGCGGCGGACTGTGATGCCCCGTCCACCACGTATCTGCGCGCCGCCCTTACCGCGGGCACATCCTACTGGATTCATGCCGGGGATAATTCGCCGGCCCCCAGCGGGTCGCGGTATCGTTTCGAAATGCTCTGCGTGGATTGCCCGGCTCCCGAAACCGTCCTGCCTCATTCCACGTGGGAGACGGCGCAGGACATCGCGCTGAATGATTCACTGATCGGCGACAGCGCCTTTGCCGGCCATCCGGATTGGTACAGGTTTTTCGTCACTGAGCAGGACAGCGTCTTCCTCTCGGTCGTGGGACGCGAATTCGGCCATTGCCTCAGCGGCTTCTATCCGGCCAATTCCGGCAACTATCTCGACGCTCACTTTCAAGTCTTCTGTCAATGGGGCGGTGGCCTTTCGCTTGGCGAAGGACAAAATGAACTCTGCTCCACAGATGCCCGCGTCGCGCTCTGCCTGCCGTCGGGAATCTATTATGTCAAAGTGCAGAACTATGGCATCGGGTCGTGGGGGACGTGGCCGTACATCCTGCGACTCTTCGCGCGGGCTTCAAACACCGATTGTGCGCTCCCTACCGGATGTGGCGAGTGCTTCCCCTGTGCCTGTCCTCCTGCCGACACTCTGGTGGTGCTCGTTCCGGACCCATCAGGTCAGCCGGTTCACGTGTGTGCGAGCCTGAATTTCGACATCTCCACGCGCATCATCGTGCCGGCCCCGAGCGGTCATCCTCCCGTCGTAGCAGTCTCACCGTCCTGTCCGGCCTGCGAAGCGCAAGGCTGTGTTCCGGCCACCGCATTTATCTATGATCCGCAGGCGTGGATCTACATCCCCACCCAAGGCTGCTATTCCAACTGGATTCGCACCGCTCCCGCGGCCATGGGCTGCTGTGCGTGTCTCACTCTGGAGCCGCCGGGCCCTGGCCGCCAGAGCGCGCCGAGCGGATCAGCCGTTCAAGAACTTCCTGCCGTCACCGCCTATGCCTTGCATCAGAACTACCCCAATCCGGCCAATCCGACAACGGCCATCGCCTTTGACCTTTTGGACAACGGCTTCGTATCCTTGAAACTGTATGATGTCCTGGGCCGCGAAGCTGCAACGCTTGTTCAAACCGGCCTCAGCGCGGGCCGCCACACGGTCCGCTTCGATGCGTCCGGCTTGGCTTCAGGAATCTATATCTATCGCCTCCGGGCCGGTCACTTCGTATCCGACCGCAAACTGCTGGTGCTCAAATAG
- a CDS encoding T9SS type A sorting domain-containing protein, which translates to MKRTCLSILAIIVLSALTCVAYADVPRDNGNSLDQGGTYCAGATVIPGNLTNYVDTGILDGDNDCSTPFAWPYNDVFYTFTPTLTRTYIFRLQLGMPSTDVALRIMANHCCGGGTSVNAVQDMVAADCDTGRVTYLRALLVAGTQYWFHIGDNSTAAHYSPYRFELLFVDCPRRDTTAMHHTCEIAQPIAANDSIMGDSSTFGHADWYSFTLDPASANYIVTISEFGRSFGHCNTGFYPLCMDNPLNAQFFVYCSCPASDSSQIAHANGELCSTDAQTTLCLPGGVTYYIKVENWGGTSWAGWDYILKIQSTPTTEICPILPTACFEERFLCPNAAPAETLVTLTPNMPVPGPQDTSACVNVAVTFGTTIFINVLGETRRPIVTVTSGCALCGNESCQGLTDFNFDSTAWVFSPERGGWVNRITTSPTSTGCCVCVRLERILPVELLSFAAISGDQNITLNWVTASELQNDHFVIARDGVPVTTIQGAGSSPSQHSYHYTDVGLTNYQTYTYTLTAVDVNGNQQPLGTVTAIPTAGPVVITEYALHQNYPNPFNPSTTVSFDLVENGLTTLKIYNLMGQEVASLVNGNLTSGRHNLVFNAGNLPSGIYVYRLAVNGFTAEKKMLLIK; encoded by the coding sequence ATGAAACGGACATGCTTATCCATTTTGGCGATTATTGTGTTGTCTGCGTTAACCTGTGTAGCCTATGCCGATGTCCCCCGGGATAATGGCAACTCTCTGGATCAAGGCGGTACGTACTGTGCCGGAGCCACCGTAATCCCCGGCAATCTCACCAATTATGTCGATACCGGCATCCTTGATGGAGACAATGACTGTTCGACTCCGTTCGCCTGGCCCTACAACGATGTCTTCTACACCTTCACCCCGACCCTGACCCGGACCTACATCTTCCGCCTTCAGCTTGGCATGCCGTCCACCGATGTTGCTCTGCGCATCATGGCCAATCACTGCTGCGGCGGCGGCACGTCCGTCAATGCGGTGCAGGATATGGTCGCCGCAGACTGTGATACCGGACGCGTCACCTATCTGCGCGCTCTGCTTGTCGCCGGGACCCAGTACTGGTTCCACATTGGCGACAATTCCACAGCGGCTCACTACTCGCCCTACCGCTTCGAACTCTTGTTCGTGGACTGCCCGCGGCGCGATACCACGGCTATGCACCACACGTGCGAGATCGCCCAGCCCATCGCGGCCAATGATTCCATCATGGGGGACAGCTCCACCTTCGGTCATGCCGACTGGTACAGCTTTACTCTCGACCCCGCGTCTGCGAACTATATCGTTACGATCTCCGAGTTCGGGCGGTCCTTTGGCCATTGCAACACCGGCTTCTATCCGTTGTGCATGGACAATCCCCTCAACGCTCAGTTCTTCGTATACTGCTCCTGCCCGGCATCGGACAGCAGCCAGATCGCACACGCCAACGGCGAACTTTGCTCGACGGATGCCCAGACCACCCTCTGCTTGCCCGGAGGTGTTACTTACTATATCAAAGTGGAAAACTGGGGCGGAACCTCCTGGGCTGGCTGGGACTATATCCTGAAAATTCAGAGCACCCCTACCACAGAAATCTGTCCCATACTGCCCACCGCCTGCTTTGAAGAACGCTTCCTCTGCCCGAACGCCGCCCCGGCAGAGACACTCGTCACTCTCACGCCGAACATGCCTGTCCCGGGTCCGCAGGATACGTCTGCCTGCGTAAACGTCGCGGTTACTTTCGGCACGACGATTTTCATCAACGTCCTCGGCGAAACCCGCCGTCCGATTGTCACCGTGACGTCCGGTTGTGCGTTGTGCGGCAACGAGTCGTGCCAGGGTTTGACCGATTTCAACTTCGATTCGACCGCATGGGTCTTCAGCCCCGAGCGCGGTGGATGGGTGAACAGAATCACCACGTCACCCACCTCCACGGGGTGCTGCGTCTGCGTGCGTCTGGAGCGCATCTTGCCCGTCGAACTGCTCAGCTTTGCGGCGATCTCTGGCGATCAGAACATCACCCTCAACTGGGTGACCGCCTCCGAGTTGCAGAATGACCACTTCGTCATAGCCCGCGACGGCGTCCCCGTCACGACCATTCAGGGCGCAGGCTCCAGTCCGTCTCAACACTCCTATCACTATACTGATGTCGGCCTGACCAACTACCAGACCTACACCTACACGCTGACCGCCGTCGATGTCAATGGCAATCAGCAGCCGCTTGGCACGGTCACCGCCATTCCAACGGCCGGCCCTGTCGTCATCACCGAATATGCCCTGCACCAGAACTATCCGAATCCCTTTAATCCCTCGACCACGGTCAGCTTTGATCTGGTGGAGAATGGCCTGACCACCCTTAAGATCTACAACCTGATGGGCCAGGAAGTCGCGTCTCTGGTCAACGGCAATCTGACCAGTGGTCGCCACAATCTGGTCTTCAATGCCGGCAATTTGCCGTCCGGCATTTATGTCTATCGCCTTGCGGTCAATGGCTTCACCGCCGAAAAGAAAATGCTGCTGATCAAGTAA
- a CDS encoding T9SS type A sorting domain-containing protein, producing MKRTGVWLAACILLSAFVSLAYAGHPEIGGNSLDQGGTYCGGATVIPSGATLYSDSGFLDRDDDCLNPLSWPTNEVFYTFTPAITRTYIFRTQVFWPSTNVAIRIKANACCAGGITVAGTTNMVPAECDSGHTTYIRALLTAGTPYWIHVGDSTSTPRESRYLFTMMFVPCPDSVNTSLHTTPSTALELALNDSIMADSAFAGHPLWLRFTLDTADSVIITELGRSFGHCNSGFFPTCAINPLDAHFIVYCDTFGHALFDANRELCSSDAEARLCLPPGTYWVKVENFQGMAWVGWNFILTLRAFPASGGCPALSDSCGLETALCPDGSPADTLVILQPDSLPFPAPQTTSVCARLAINTGTRVVIPVPAAFNRPTVRVVAGCDGCAGGVNCVQATSWTVQDPAWNTFVPGVGFVNRIIPDVASAGCCVCIRLDFVLPVELQSFTAVAGNGEVTLNWTTASETDNDHFDIERDGAPVAVIRGAGGSSVQHSYRYTDSGLTNSRSYRYSLVGVNSEGNRLILDELHAVPIGMVPAITTYALHQNYPNPFNPTTEIRFDLVDAGYATLTIYNLIGQQVASLVSGDLSAGQHQIRFSAADLPSGIYLCRLAVNGFVDQKKMLLLK from the coding sequence ATGAAAAGGACTGGCGTGTGGCTTGCCGCCTGCATTCTGCTCTCCGCGTTCGTCTCCCTTGCTTATGCCGGACACCCGGAAATCGGCGGCAATTCCCTGGACCAGGGAGGCACTTATTGCGGTGGCGCGACCGTTATTCCGTCCGGCGCGACACTGTATTCCGATTCAGGCTTCCTCGACAGGGATGATGACTGCCTGAATCCACTTTCATGGCCCACCAATGAGGTCTTCTATACCTTTACCCCGGCGATCACCCGGACCTACATTTTCCGCACACAAGTCTTCTGGCCGTCAACCAACGTCGCGATCCGCATCAAAGCCAATGCCTGCTGCGCCGGTGGAATCACCGTTGCGGGTACAACCAACATGGTCCCCGCCGAGTGCGACAGTGGCCACACCACCTACATCCGGGCTCTGCTCACCGCAGGCACGCCATACTGGATTCATGTCGGTGACAGCACGTCCACGCCCCGTGAATCCCGCTATCTCTTCACCATGATGTTCGTACCCTGTCCCGACTCGGTCAACACGTCGCTGCACACCACGCCGTCCACCGCGCTGGAACTTGCCTTGAACGATTCCATCATGGCCGACAGCGCCTTTGCCGGCCACCCGCTGTGGCTTCGCTTCACGCTGGACACTGCCGACAGTGTGATCATTACCGAACTGGGCCGCAGCTTCGGTCATTGCAACAGCGGCTTCTTCCCGACCTGTGCCATCAATCCGCTGGATGCGCACTTCATCGTCTACTGTGACACATTCGGACATGCGCTCTTCGATGCCAACCGGGAACTGTGTTCCTCAGACGCCGAGGCACGGCTCTGTCTCCCGCCCGGCACCTACTGGGTCAAGGTCGAAAACTTTCAAGGCATGGCCTGGGTGGGATGGAATTTTATTTTGACCCTGAGGGCTTTCCCGGCTTCAGGAGGATGTCCCGCGCTCTCCGACAGTTGTGGTCTGGAGACGGCCCTCTGTCCGGATGGCAGCCCCGCCGACACCTTGGTCATTCTGCAACCGGACAGCCTGCCCTTCCCGGCACCGCAAACCACATCTGTCTGCGCACGACTGGCGATTAATACCGGCACGCGGGTGGTGATCCCTGTGCCTGCCGCCTTCAATCGGCCTACCGTGCGGGTGGTTGCGGGGTGCGACGGCTGCGCCGGCGGCGTCAACTGTGTTCAAGCCACTTCCTGGACCGTTCAGGATCCGGCCTGGAACACCTTTGTGCCCGGTGTAGGCTTTGTCAACCGGATCATTCCCGATGTGGCGTCGGCAGGATGCTGTGTCTGTATCCGTCTTGATTTCGTCTTGCCTGTGGAATTGCAGAGCTTCACGGCAGTCGCCGGCAATGGTGAAGTCACGCTGAACTGGACCACCGCCTCGGAGACCGATAACGACCATTTCGATATTGAGCGCGACGGCGCTCCCGTAGCTGTGATCCGCGGCGCAGGCGGCAGTTCGGTGCAGCACAGTTACCGGTACACGGATAGCGGCCTGACCAATAGCCGTTCGTACCGCTATAGCTTGGTCGGGGTGAACAGTGAAGGCAACCGCCTGATCCTTGACGAACTTCACGCCGTTCCCATCGGCATGGTGCCGGCCATCACGACTTACGCGCTTCATCAGAATTATCCCAATCCCTTCAACCCCACGACCGAAATCCGTTTCGACCTCGTAGATGCAGGCTATGCTACGTTGACCATCTACAACCTGATCGGCCAGCAGGTCGCCAGTCTCGTGAGCGGCGATCTTTCTGCCGGGCAGCATCAGATCCGCTTCAGTGCGGCCGATCTGCCTTCGGGCATCTATCTCTGCCGGCTTGCCGTCAATGGCTTTGTCGATCAGAAGAAGATGCTGCTCTTGAAGTAA